Genomic window (Leisingera methylohalidivorans DSM 14336):
GGACGCTGCCGCAGCCTGGGGAGGATGCAACTCCGGATCAGCCGGTGCCATTGGTTCGGGCGGTAACGGTGCAGAAGGGCGATACGCTCTGGGCCATCTCGCAACAGAAATACGGCAGCGGCTTTCTGTACGTCCGGGTCTTTGAAGCCAATCGCGGTGCGATCCGCGATCCGGATCTGATTTATCCGGGGCAAGTCTTTACCGTACCGGAGTAACAGCAGAGAACCGCGCCCCTGCGGCGCGTTTTTCCTGTTCGCCCCTCGCAAATCCGTGAACAGGTGAATATCTGAGGGCGTCAAGCCAGGAACCATCATGACCCAGACAGATCAGGCCGCCGTGCCGCCGCCAGCCCTTACCGCCGAAGACGAACGCCGTTCCGGCCTGCGCACACTGCGCAAGGTGGGACCGTATCTGTGGCCCAAGGATAACCGCGCAGTGAAGGTCCGGGTGGTGCTGGCTCTGGCGGTGCTGGTTCTGGCCAAGCTGATCGCGGTCTATACGCCGATGCTGTACAAAGACGCAGTCGACAGTCTCGCGGGGGAGGGTGTGCCGCCGCTGGCACTAGGCGCCGTCGGGCTGACGGTGGCCTATGGCATGTCGCGCGTCCTGACCATTGGCTTTCAACAGTTGCGCGATGCAATCTTTGCCCCGGTCGGGCAGCGAGCCCTGCGCCGATTGGCGCTGGAGACCTTCGCCCATATCCACCGGTTATCGATGCGCTATCACATCACCCGCAAGACCGGGGGGCTCAGCCGGATCATCGAGCGCGGCGTGAAGGGTGTCGAGTTCCTGCTGCGTTTCATGCTGTTTTCCATCGGGCCGCTGATCCTGGAGCTGACCCTGGTTGCGGTGATCTTGACGGTTCTTTTCGACGCCTGGTATCTGGCAGTCGTAGCCGGAACTATCACCCTTTATGTCTGGTTCACGTTTGCTGTGACCGAATGGCGGGTGAAGCTGCGCCGCGAGATGAACAAGCAGGACACCGACGCCAACCAAAAAGCCATCGACAGCTTGCTGAACTACGAGACGGTCAAGTATTTCGTCGCCGAGGAGCGCGAGGCGGCGCGCTATGACGGCGCGATGCGGGGATATGCGCAGGCGGCGCTGAAAACAGCCTATTCGCTGGCAGCACTGAATTTCGGCCAGAGTATGATCATAACTGCGGGCCTTATCGGTGTCATGGTGATGGCCGCGATCGGTGTGGAACGGGGCGAACTGACTGTCGGCGATTTCGTCATGGTCAACGCCTATATGATCCAGATCACCGTGCCATTGAACTTCCTTGGCACCGTCTACCGCGAAATCCGCCAGAGCCTGGTGGACATGGGCGAGATGTTTGATCTCTTGGAGCAGCCCGCCGATGTGAGCGACCGCCCGGGCGCTGCTGAGCTGCAGGTCAATGGCGGCCGGATCACGCTGGAGGATGTACGGTTTTCCTATGAGTCAGGGCGGGAGATTCTGAAAGGCGTCTCGCTAGAGGCTGAACCCGGCCAGACGGTGGCCATTGTCGGCTCCACCGGGTCGGGCAAATCCACCATCGGACGGCTGTTGTTCCGCTTTTATGACGTCACAGGCGGTGCGCTGAAAATCGATGGGCAGGACGTGCGCGAGGTGACCCAGAAAAGCCTGCATCAGGCGATCGGCGTGGTGCCGCAGGATACGGTTCTGTTCAATGACACGATCCGCTACAACATTGCCTATGGCCGTGACGGAGCCACCCAGGAAGAAGTGGAGCAAGCGGCGCGCGACGCGCAGATCCATGACTTCATCGCGGCGCTGCCAGAGGGCTACGACACTCAGGTTGGCGAGCGCGGTTTGAAATTGTCCGGCGGCGAGAAGCAGCGGGTTGGCATTGCCCGCACATTGCTGAAAAATCCGCCGGTGCTGCTGCTGGACGAGGCGACCTCGGCGCTGGACAGCGATACAGAGCAGGAGATCAAGGGCGCCCTGGCGCGGGCCGGGCAGGGGCGCACGGTGATCACCATCGCGCACCGGCTGTCCACCATCGCCGAGGCCGATCGCATCGTGGTGCTGGAGCAGGGGGAGATTGCCGAAACCGGCACTCACGAAGAACTGCTCACCAAAGACGGCCGCTATGCGCAGCTGTGGCAGCGCCAGCAGGCGGACCAGGACGCGGCATGACAGGTGATCGATAAACACCGCCCGGGGCAGTCCATCCCGGGGTTCCCATTGACCCGCAAAGCGCGGTGCCTAAAGTATCTTTACTCCGGGAGGCAGCGGCATTGGCGCCGGCTGGCCCGCATATAAGGATATATTGATGAAGCCTCTTCTGACTGCCGCCGCCGCGGCTGCTGTGTTTGCTTTTCAGGCACCTGCCTATGCCGAGGACCTGCAATTCCAGTTAATCAATGACAGCAGTGCCGATCTGGTCGAATTCAACGTGTCGTCTGCGTCCTCGGACAGCTGGGAAAGCAATCTGTTGGAAGGAGGCTATCTGGCCCCAGGCTATGAGATCGGCGTGCTGATCGCTGATGGGGCGACCACCTGCGTCTATGACATCCGCGGCAGCTTTTCAGATGGTTCCGAGGCTGAAGACTACGGGCTCGATCTCTGTGAAATGGGTGGATACACCTTTACCGACTGATCCCGCAGCTGGCCGGTAAGTCCGGTCAGCCGGAAAGAAAAAGCCCCGCTAAAGAGGGGCTTTTTGATGACCGGGTTATTCAGCAGCGCGCAAGCGGCCCTGCGGAGCGGGCGGTTGCGGCTCGTCCTCCTCGCCTTGCCCGCCGGCTTTTTCAGGCGCTGCATCTTCGACCCACTGGATTTCGGTGGTCGGCAGGTGGCGGGCCTTCTTGAACAGCCTGGAGTCCTGCGCGATGCGGCTGGAGCGGCCGCGGGTGATCCGCGACAGTACCCGGCCCAGGGCGCGCATGTAAGTGCCGAACCACACCCGGATTGCCAGCAGCGAGGGGGTGACAACCAGGGTCAGCACAGTGGCGATGCCAAGGCCAAAGACCACGGCGGTTGCCAGCTGCTTCCACCACAGCGCGGTTGGGCTGTCGATGGAGTAGCCGCCGTTGATGAAGTCGAGGCTGACGCCGAACATCATCGGGGTGAGGCCGGCCATCGTGGTGATGGTGGTCAGCAGGACCGGGCGGATACGTGCCTCGGCGGTGCGGATGATCGCCTCGATCCGCGGCATCTGCTGGCTGAACTCCTGATAGGTGTCGATCAGCACAATGTTGTTGTTCACCACAATCCCCGCCAGTGCCACGATTCCAGTGCCGGTCATGATGATCGAGAACGGCTGCTGCATCACCATCATGCCGATTAGCACCCCGGTGGTGGACAGCACCACCGCCAGCAGCACCAGCGCTGAATTATAGAAGCTGTTGAACTGGGCCAGCAGGATCACGAACATCAGCGCCAGCGCGCCGGCAAATGCCTTGGACAGGAAGGCGCCGGATTCCGCCTGCTCTTCCTGGTCGCCGGTCCATTCCCAGGAAATGCTGCGCGGCAGCGGGTCGGTCTCCAGCCATTCGGTGAGGACGGCGATCCGCTCATTCGGGTTCACCGGGCTGACCCTGCCGCCGCCGTCCAGCGCGGCCTGGAGGGCGTCCAGGCTTTCGGCACCGGTCAGCTGCACCAGCTGCAGGGTCTTGCCGTTCGGCGCGGAAACAGTTTCGCCGGTTGCCGCAGTGCCTTCCGGCATTTCCTTGAGCAGCGCGAGGCGGGTTGTTTCGCCGGTTTCCGGATCCACGGTCTCCGCCTTGCTCAGCCCTGCCGTTACATCGGCCTTGACGTCATAGTAGCGCTCCTGGCCGATGCGGTTGATCTGCGCCAGTTTCGGCACCGGCTGGCGGGTAATGAAGTTCGACAGCGGCACCAGCCCGCCGGCAGTGCGGACCTTGAGGTTGTCGAGCGTCGACAGCACCCGGTCCTGTTCCGGCAGCCGGACGCGGATGTCGATCTCCTCGTCCGAGCTGTCGACCCGCATGGTGTCCAGCAGGATGCCCCGGGTGACAAGCTGCACCATCGCGCCCACGGTGGCCACATCGGCGCCGTAGCGGCCGGCCTTTTCGACATCGACGTCGATCTGCCAGTCGATGCCCGGCAGCGGCAGGCTGTCTTCGATCAGGATCAGGCCGGGGGTGGTCTCGAAATGCTCCCGTGCGGCCAGGGCAGCGGACGTCAGATCCTCCCAGTTGTCGCCACGCAGGCGCAAGTGCACCGGCTTGCCGGTGGCCGGGCCTTGCGCCAGGGCGCGGACCTCAACCTCGAAACCGGGCAGCTTGGCCATTTCGGCGTTGAGCTCGTCCAGGACCGTGTTACCGTCGTATTCCTCGGCGATCAGTTCCTTTTCAAAGCCCAGGTATTTGCTCAGCACCCCCCCGAACCAGCCATCCAGGGGTTCGCTGTCGGTGGGGCGGTCTTCCCAGGGGATGATCTCGAACTGGACCTGGCCGATGGTGTCAGGTGGCAGTTGCGCACCGGAACTGTCGGTGTTCAACCCACCGTCGCCGGCAAAGGAGAAGACATTGATCACCGCGTGGTGCTGCAAAATGATCTCTTCTGCGGCGCGGACCATTTCGTCTTTTTCCTGCAACGAAATGTTGCCGCGGGCGCGGACGTAAGCGGAGGCCTGTTCAGGTTCCGAATCCACGAAGAATTCAACGCCAAGGTTGTTTTCGCCAAAGGTCTTGAACACCATCATGATGGAGAACGCGACCGCGACGATGGTCACCACCGGCATCACTGGATTGCCTGCGATGAACTTGATCACATGGCCAAAGGGCGTGTGATGGTAACCGGCGGCGACCTCCTTCTGCTCACGCTCAATCTTAACCGCGCTAAGGGTGATGGAGGCGGCAAAAGAGGAAAGCGTGAAGACCAGTCCGCCAAACAGCACGCCGCCCAATCCGCCGGACCCGCCTCCCAGCAGGTAAGACGGGTTCAGCATCTGCATGGCGCCTGCAAACATGCCCCACATGGCAACCGGCACCAAAACGGCGCGCAGCCACCAGGGCGCGACCATGCGCAGCGCGCGGGAGGCGCCCTCAAACGTGCGGCTGATACGGCCGGTGACTCCGCCCATGACAGGCAGGTAGATCAGCGCCACCACCAGCGAGGCTGACAGCACAAAGATCATGGTGACCGGCAGCATTCCCATGAATTCGCCAGGCACGCCGGGCCAGAACAGCAAGGGTAAAAAGGCGCAGAGCGTGGTCGCGGTGGAGGAGACCACCGGCCAGAACATCCGCTGTGCAGCCTCGACATAGGCGTGCATCGGGCCGGTGCCTTCCTTAATGCGCTTGTCGGCATATTCAACGATCACAATGGCGCCATCCACCAGCATGCCCACGGCAAGGATCAGTCCGAACATCACCATGTTGGAAATGGTGACGCCCATTAGCGCCAGAAACGCAAAGCACAGCAGGAACGAGGTCGGGATCGCAAAGCCGACCAGCAGCGCAGCACGGCTGCCAAGCGCAGACAGAACGACGATCATCACCAGCGCCACGGCGGTCAGTACCGAGCCTTCAAGCTGGCTGACCATCGAGCCGACGACGCGGCTTTGATCGTTGGAAGTGCCGACTTTTACCGCGGCCTGCAGTTCCGGCGGCCATTTGGATTTAGAGGCTTCCAGCGTCTCTTTCACCAGGTTGACGGTGTCGATAACATTGTAACCCTTGCGCTTGACCACCTGCAGCGCCACCGTGTCGCCGCCGTTGAACCGGGCGGTGCCGATCCGGTCTTCAAAGGTGAAATTGATCTGCGCCAGTTCCCCAAGGGTAACCACACGGTCGCCGTTGGTTTTGACCGGCAGCTGATAGATATCCTTCACCTCGTCAAAGGAGGAGGGGATCTTGACAGCAAAGGTGCCCTGCGCAGTCGTCACTTCACCTGCCGCAATCAGCTGGTTGTTGTTCTGCACAACATTGATCAGCTCAAGTGCTGTGACATTATAGGCTTCCAGTCGCAGCGGGTCGATCAGCACCTCGACCATTTCGTCGCGGTTGCCGGCGATCCCGGCCTCCAGAACCGCGTCCAGCGCTTCAAGGTCGTCTTGCAAGTCCTTGGCAATGCGCGCCATCGTGCGTTCCGGCACCGCACCGGTCAGGTTGACGATGACGATGGGAAACTCTGAAAAGTTGATTTCGGTGATCGAATACTTCTCGGCGCCTTCGGGAAACTCTGCCTCGGCCTTATCCATGGCGTCGCGGACGTCGGCCATGATCGCGGTCTTGTCCCAGCCGAAGTCGAATTCCAGCGCCACGCCGGCATAGCCTTCCGCAGCGGTGGAGGTCATTTTGTCGAGCCCGTCGAGATCGGCCAGCTCGGTTTCCATCACCTTGACCATCAGGGTTTCGGCGTCTTCGGCGGAAATGCCGGGGAAGGGGACTGAGATGAACAGGGCAGGGATTTCGATGTCTGGCTCGCCCTCTTTGGGCAGCATCGAATAGGCGACGCCTCCGACAAGCAGCGAGATCGCGATGAAGGCGAGGATCATCCGCGCGCGGCCGGCGGCCCAATCGACGATGCCAATCACTGTTCAGTCTCCCGGTAGGTGGCCGCCACGGCGACTCCTTCGGTCACAAAGTCCTGCCCCACCACGATCACATCAACGGTTTCGGGCAGGCCGCCGAGCCAGACGCCGTCGGCCTCATCCCGCAGGAGCTGCACCGGGTAGAATACCACAGTGCTGTCAGAACCGACAACGCGCACGCCCAGCTTGCCTTCGTTGTTCAAGGTCAGCGCCGATTGCGGCAGCTTGTGCGCGAGCCGGCCGGCTGAAGAAATCGCTATATCGGCAGTTTGGCCGTCACGGATGCTGAGATCCGGGTTGGGAACGGTGATTTCCACCTCAAAAGTGCGGGTGTTCGGATCGGCGGAACGGCTGACGAAGGTGACCTCACCCTGCACATGCTGTCCGGTCGCCAGTTCGGCCCCGGCCGTGGCGCCTAGGGTCACCTTGTTCACTTCGGCCTCGGGCACGTAGCCAACCAGCTTGATGGTGTCGAGCTGGATCACTGTGCCGCACAGGCTGCCGGGCTGAAGCAGGCTTCCCAGCTCGGCGGTGTCGCTTTCCAGCAGGCCGTCGAAAGGTGCTGTAATGGTCAGGTGGCCGAGTTCTTTTTCTGCAGTCGCCACGGCGGCCAAGGCCGTCCGTTCCGCAGCTTCCGAAGAGGCCAGCCGGGTTTCCGAGGCGTAACCGCCCTGGGACAGTTTCGCCGCGGCGGTCAGATTGATCCTGGCTTCTTTCAACTGGGCCTGCGCCTGAAGCAGCATGGCCGGGCGGATGCCAGGGTCGAGTTCGCACAGCAAGTCACCCTTCTTCACTTGGGCTCCTTTGCGCAAAGGCTCGGAAATCACGGTCGAAGTGATCTCGGCCCGAACGTCGACCTGGCGGATCGCCTGCGTCTGGCCACGCAGGATGACCGCACTGTCAATGGTGCGCGCCTTGCTTTGCAGAGCCACTACGCCGACTCGCTTGTCCGAGGCTTCTGCAAGCTGCGGACTTTCAAGCGTTTCCGGCCCGGTCTGGCCGACCTCTGGCGCGTCCTCGCCCCGGGCAAAGGCAATCAGATCATCACGCTGAATTATCACCATATAGAGGCCAGCTGTCACAAACACAGCAGTCAGCATCGGAATGATACGCATGTCGGGCCTTTCTTGTTTCCTGCCGGGTCACAGGTGCAAAATGCCCCATGACCGGAATATGGCGGGGCCTGCTTACTATGGGAGTCGCGCGTATGTGATAAGCCTGATATAGGAGATGTCCATTCTAAACTAAGTGGTTTAGTTCACATTTCTTTCTTTTCTGGGGTAATAGCCGGCGTTTCTGGTGCAAACGGGCCACTTGGCTTGGCCTTTGAGCCGGGTTAAGAGGGGCGCAACGCATTTATTACCGGTTTGGGCGGATCGCCCGGGCCGCGCACATCAGGGGCTTTTCATGAGCGATACCGACAGTTTTATCGATGAGGTGACCGAAGAGGTCCGCCGTGACCGGCTATTCCTGATGCTGAAACGCTACGGCTGGATTGGCGGCGCTGTGGTGGCGCTGATCGTCGGCGGTGCCGCGCTCCGAGAGTACAGCAAGGCACAGGACCAGGCCGCGGCCGAGGCCTTGGGGGATGCGATCACCGCCGCGCTGGAAATTGACGGCAGCAGCAGCCAATCCGAAGCGCTGGCTGCGGTTTCCGCCGAAAGCGCCGGCGGCGCAGCCGTTTTGAAAATGCTTGAAGCCGGTGCGCTGGCGGATGCGGGCAAGCCTGCGGAGGCGGTCGCCCGGCTGGAGGCTGTGGCGGTCAATGGTGAGCTGCCGCTGATCTACCGCCATATTGCCAGCTTCAAGGCGCTGGCTTTGCAGGCCGGAACCCTGAGCGCCGACGACCGGCGTCTGCAATATGAGGCGCTGGCCCAGCCGGGCGCACCGCTGGGACTGCTGGCGTCCGAACAGCTGGCGCTGCTGGATATTGAAGCGGGTAACACCCCGGCCGCAATCGGGCGGCTCCGGGAGATTGCCGCGGATGCTTCTGTGAGTGCAGACTTGAAAGAACGCGCAACTCAGTTGATTGTGGCGCTTGGCGGCTCCATGGAGGACGCCTCTGCGCCTGAGGGGTAAGGCGCTCCGCAGATGGGAACTTGCGGAACACGAACGGCAGACAGGGCAGGGCAATGACAAAAAGCAGAACATTCTCCCGGGCACGGGCTTTTTTGTGCGGCACCGCGGCGGTGGCAATTCTGGCCGCCTGTGCGGAGGAGGAGGTTATCCTGCGCGGAGAACGCGAGGACATCCGTCCGGAGACCGCAGTTGAGGTGGTCAACCAATCCCGCCCGATTTCTCTGCCCAAGCAAGTGGTAAATGCAAGCTGGGCCCAGGGCCATGGCGCCGAGGCCGGACGCACAGCGCATCCTGCACTGGCAGCGGCGCCGCTGCGGATCTGGTCCGCTTCCATCGGAAGCGGCGACGGGCGCCGTCAGCGCATCACCGCAACGCCGGTAGTCGGCGGCGGGCGCATTTACGCGCTGGACAGCGCCGCACAGGTTTCGGCGGTGTCGCCGCAGGGACAGGTCTTGTGGCGCAGCACGCTGATTCCGGCAGCAGATGAGGAGGGCCAGGCCACTGGCGGTGGTCTCGCCTATGATGATGGCGTTCTTTACGTCTCCTCCGGCTATGGCGTGCTGACGGCATTGGATGCTGCCGATGGCAGTCTGATCTGGCGTCAGGAACTGGACGCCACTGGCTCGGGCCAGCCGCGGGTCAGCGGCGGCCTGGTCTATCTGGTGGCCGGGGATGACACCGGCTGGGCTGTCAGGACCAAGGATGGCCGCATTGCCTGGCAGATCGAAGCTTCGCCCTCTGCGTCGAATATCCTGGGGGCGCCTGC
Coding sequences:
- a CDS encoding efflux RND transporter periplasmic adaptor subunit, whose protein sequence is MRIIPMLTAVFVTAGLYMVIIQRDDLIAFARGEDAPEVGQTGPETLESPQLAEASDKRVGVVALQSKARTIDSAVILRGQTQAIRQVDVRAEITSTVISEPLRKGAQVKKGDLLCELDPGIRPAMLLQAQAQLKEARINLTAAAKLSQGGYASETRLASSEAAERTALAAVATAEKELGHLTITAPFDGLLESDTAELGSLLQPGSLCGTVIQLDTIKLVGYVPEAEVNKVTLGATAGAELATGQHVQGEVTFVSRSADPNTRTFEVEITVPNPDLSIRDGQTADIAISSAGRLAHKLPQSALTLNNEGKLGVRVVGSDSTVVFYPVQLLRDEADGVWLGGLPETVDVIVVGQDFVTEGVAVAATYRETEQ
- a CDS encoding ABCB family ABC transporter ATP-binding protein/permease; amino-acid sequence: MTQTDQAAVPPPALTAEDERRSGLRTLRKVGPYLWPKDNRAVKVRVVLALAVLVLAKLIAVYTPMLYKDAVDSLAGEGVPPLALGAVGLTVAYGMSRVLTIGFQQLRDAIFAPVGQRALRRLALETFAHIHRLSMRYHITRKTGGLSRIIERGVKGVEFLLRFMLFSIGPLILELTLVAVILTVLFDAWYLAVVAGTITLYVWFTFAVTEWRVKLRREMNKQDTDANQKAIDSLLNYETVKYFVAEEREAARYDGAMRGYAQAALKTAYSLAALNFGQSMIITAGLIGVMVMAAIGVERGELTVGDFVMVNAYMIQITVPLNFLGTVYREIRQSLVDMGEMFDLLEQPADVSDRPGAAELQVNGGRITLEDVRFSYESGREILKGVSLEAEPGQTVAIVGSTGSGKSTIGRLLFRFYDVTGGALKIDGQDVREVTQKSLHQAIGVVPQDTVLFNDTIRYNIAYGRDGATQEEVEQAARDAQIHDFIAALPEGYDTQVGERGLKLSGGEKQRVGIARTLLKNPPVLLLDEATSALDSDTEQEIKGALARAGQGRTVITIAHRLSTIAEADRIVVLEQGEIAETGTHEELLTKDGRYAQLWQRQQADQDAA
- a CDS encoding PQQ-like beta-propeller repeat protein translates to MTKSRTFSRARAFLCGTAAVAILAACAEEEVILRGEREDIRPETAVEVVNQSRPISLPKQVVNASWAQGHGAEAGRTAHPALAAAPLRIWSASIGSGDGRRQRITATPVVGGGRIYALDSAAQVSAVSPQGQVLWRSTLIPAADEEGQATGGGLAYDDGVLYVSSGYGVLTALDAADGSLIWRQELDATGSGQPRVSGGLVYLVAGDDTGWAVRTKDGRIAWQIEASPSASNILGAPAPVVTNDLAVFAFGSGDLIATFRRGGLRRWSASVSGQRTGLTLSRISDLTGAPVVSGKRLYAGNHSGRTVAIDLDSGDRLWTAREGAAGTAWPAGGSLFQVSDLNQLLRLDAGSGEVIWAVDLPGFLKDKPGKRGRIHVHYGPVLAGGQIVVASNDGLLRFFNPQDGGLIRTAEVPGGATTAPVVAGRTLYVVSSKGELLAYR
- a CDS encoding efflux RND transporter permease subunit; translated protein: MIGIVDWAAGRARMILAFIAISLLVGGVAYSMLPKEGEPDIEIPALFISVPFPGISAEDAETLMVKVMETELADLDGLDKMTSTAAEGYAGVALEFDFGWDKTAIMADVRDAMDKAEAEFPEGAEKYSITEINFSEFPIVIVNLTGAVPERTMARIAKDLQDDLEALDAVLEAGIAGNRDEMVEVLIDPLRLEAYNVTALELINVVQNNNQLIAAGEVTTAQGTFAVKIPSSFDEVKDIYQLPVKTNGDRVVTLGELAQINFTFEDRIGTARFNGGDTVALQVVKRKGYNVIDTVNLVKETLEASKSKWPPELQAAVKVGTSNDQSRVVGSMVSQLEGSVLTAVALVMIVVLSALGSRAALLVGFAIPTSFLLCFAFLALMGVTISNMVMFGLILAVGMLVDGAIVIVEYADKRIKEGTGPMHAYVEAAQRMFWPVVSSTATTLCAFLPLLFWPGVPGEFMGMLPVTMIFVLSASLVVALIYLPVMGGVTGRISRTFEGASRALRMVAPWWLRAVLVPVAMWGMFAGAMQMLNPSYLLGGGSGGLGGVLFGGLVFTLSSFAASITLSAVKIEREQKEVAAGYHHTPFGHVIKFIAGNPVMPVVTIVAVAFSIMMVFKTFGENNLGVEFFVDSEPEQASAYVRARGNISLQEKDEMVRAAEEIILQHHAVINVFSFAGDGGLNTDSSGAQLPPDTIGQVQFEIIPWEDRPTDSEPLDGWFGGVLSKYLGFEKELIAEEYDGNTVLDELNAEMAKLPGFEVEVRALAQGPATGKPVHLRLRGDNWEDLTSAALAAREHFETTPGLILIEDSLPLPGIDWQIDVDVEKAGRYGADVATVGAMVQLVTRGILLDTMRVDSSDEEIDIRVRLPEQDRVLSTLDNLKVRTAGGLVPLSNFITRQPVPKLAQINRIGQERYYDVKADVTAGLSKAETVDPETGETTRLALLKEMPEGTAATGETVSAPNGKTLQLVQLTGAESLDALQAALDGGGRVSPVNPNERIAVLTEWLETDPLPRSISWEWTGDQEEQAESGAFLSKAFAGALALMFVILLAQFNSFYNSALVLLAVVLSTTGVLIGMMVMQQPFSIIMTGTGIVALAGIVVNNNIVLIDTYQEFSQQMPRIEAIIRTAEARIRPVLLTTITTMAGLTPMMFGVSLDFINGGYSIDSPTALWWKQLATAVVFGLGIATVLTLVVTPSLLAIRVWFGTYMRALGRVLSRITRGRSSRIAQDSRLFKKARHLPTTEIQWVEDAAPEKAGGQGEEDEPQPPAPQGRLRAAE